A single region of the Pseudorhodoplanes sp. genome encodes:
- a CDS encoding MFS transporter: protein MTQQNSQELISARVERLPLSKWHVRMMSIAGVAHFSDAFDSLAIAFVLPVLVGLWQIAPAEIGFLISAGYVGQMLGAVGFGWMAEKYGRRTALRWTVVVISAFSLACAFSWNYLSFFIFRTIQGLGLGGEVPVAATYMNEVSAARFRGRIVLLLQSAFAIGIVVTSLISIWIVPNLGWQWMFYIGAVPALLAIFLRRLMPESPRWLASKGRLQEADQVLDKVEAEVTSNGKTLLPAIPEKIPPIVAGEANMASLFQGQYLGRTIALWILMFCTSIVGYGLLTWMPTIYRTVLKLPVSEALQYGLVGSVASLLGVLSGAFLVDLIGRRPTFMLGFFGSAIPLAVLWWTPLPIATLYVVTLAGIGLYFISMLLSGLYLYVPELYPTRMRALGAGVASAWLRIGAIVGPSMVGWILGVSDLNSVFLMFALVGVVGGLVILFATIETRGRPLEQLAP, encoded by the coding sequence ATGACACAACAGAATTCTCAAGAGCTGATATCAGCTCGCGTCGAGCGTCTACCGCTTTCGAAATGGCACGTGCGGATGATGTCTATTGCTGGCGTCGCCCACTTTTCGGATGCTTTTGACTCGCTTGCGATTGCCTTTGTTCTCCCGGTACTCGTTGGTCTATGGCAGATTGCTCCTGCTGAAATCGGATTTTTGATCTCCGCTGGGTACGTCGGGCAAATGCTAGGGGCCGTGGGGTTTGGCTGGATGGCTGAGAAATACGGCCGCCGAACTGCCTTGCGCTGGACTGTGGTGGTTATCTCAGCATTCAGCTTGGCCTGTGCCTTTTCCTGGAACTACCTGTCATTTTTCATTTTCCGAACGATCCAAGGCCTTGGCCTCGGTGGCGAAGTACCGGTTGCTGCAACTTACATGAATGAAGTTTCGGCCGCCCGTTTTCGTGGACGAATTGTCCTGTTGCTGCAGTCGGCATTTGCGATCGGCATCGTGGTCACGTCTCTTATTAGCATCTGGATAGTCCCTAACCTTGGCTGGCAATGGATGTTTTATATTGGGGCCGTACCAGCTTTGCTAGCTATCTTCCTACGACGGTTGATGCCGGAATCGCCGCGCTGGCTTGCCAGCAAGGGGCGATTGCAAGAGGCTGACCAGGTTCTGGATAAGGTCGAAGCGGAAGTAACCAGCAACGGAAAGACGTTACTGCCGGCCATACCGGAGAAAATTCCACCGATCGTCGCTGGCGAGGCCAACATGGCCAGCCTTTTCCAGGGTCAGTATTTAGGACGTACGATTGCGCTCTGGATTCTGATGTTCTGCACCTCGATCGTAGGATATGGACTGTTGACGTGGATGCCAACTATCTATCGGACAGTGTTGAAACTGCCAGTTAGCGAAGCTCTCCAATATGGACTTGTCGGTAGCGTGGCGAGCTTGCTGGGTGTTCTGAGTGGAGCTTTCCTGGTCGATCTGATTGGCCGAAGGCCGACATTCATGTTGGGTTTCTTCGGAAGCGCAATTCCTCTGGCAGTTCTCTGGTGGACGCCGTTGCCTATCGCCACCCTCTACGTCGTCACGCTGGCTGGCATTGGGCTGTATTTTATCTCGATGCTACTGAGCGGGCTCTACCTCTATGTTCCGGAATTGTATCCGACCCGGATGCGTGCGCTAGGTGCTGGCGTTGCGAGCGCTTGGCTCCGAATCGGTGCAATCGTCGGACCGTCGATGGTTGGCTGGATCCTTGGTGTCAGTGATCTGAATTCTGTTTTTTTGATGTTTGCTTTGGTAGGCGTGGTGGGAGGACTTGTGATCCTTTTCGCCACCATCGAAACACGGGGTCGGCCACTGGAACAACTCGCGCCGTGA
- a CDS encoding FAD-binding protein, whose translation MSTAPVDLVVVGGGLAGLAAAVRSSELGLNVIVLEAGAEDRYLCNSRIAMGFFNVAFRDIGQSEEELRRGINAVTLNTADPELVETFVQNVGRALNWLRSLGIRVIPGNWRPGMAAMLTPPAAIGAGLRWPGRGPDQMLRRLEALLIANGGRLIRAARARRLIMCADQCCGVIADTAKGRVEFLAEAVLIADGGFQNSAELIREFITERSDRVLMRSAGTAVGDGMRMALEVGAATIETNNFYGHVQSADALHNPRLWPYPTLDHLISAGILVNAEGKRFVDEGLGGVYVANVMARQTDPLGAVVIFDRYIWNGRARDFPLPANPLLAMCGAKVYRGETLHDLALAANLPINSLSDTIAEYNASVLAERTQLLSPERSSHLHKPIQIVNSPFFATQAVAGVTYTMGGIAIDGKARVKHQAGGVIRNLFAAGSTTGGHEGGPSVGYTGGLSKALTFGWCAAHAIAKHHAPNNRKLN comes from the coding sequence ATGAGCACGGCGCCTGTTGATCTTGTTGTGGTCGGTGGCGGTCTGGCAGGCCTTGCAGCAGCAGTAAGGTCATCTGAACTTGGCTTGAACGTAATCGTGCTCGAGGCCGGCGCTGAGGATCGATATCTCTGCAACAGCAGGATCGCGATGGGTTTCTTCAATGTAGCGTTTCGCGATATTGGGCAAAGCGAGGAGGAACTTCGTCGGGGAATTAATGCCGTAACGTTGAATACAGCCGATCCTGAACTCGTCGAGACTTTCGTTCAGAATGTGGGACGCGCACTCAACTGGCTCCGTAGTCTGGGTATACGGGTTATCCCCGGCAATTGGCGACCAGGTATGGCTGCGATGCTCACTCCGCCGGCTGCTATCGGAGCGGGGCTGCGCTGGCCCGGGCGCGGCCCAGACCAGATGTTGCGACGGCTCGAAGCTCTCCTGATAGCGAACGGTGGAAGGTTAATCCGAGCAGCCAGAGCAAGACGACTTATTATGTGTGCTGATCAGTGCTGTGGAGTCATCGCGGATACCGCGAAGGGCCGCGTCGAATTCTTGGCCGAAGCCGTTTTGATCGCAGATGGAGGGTTTCAAAACTCTGCTGAGCTTATTCGTGAGTTCATCACAGAACGCTCGGACCGTGTGCTTATGCGAAGCGCGGGGACCGCGGTCGGTGATGGCATGAGGATGGCCCTCGAGGTCGGGGCGGCGACGATTGAAACAAACAATTTCTATGGTCACGTACAGTCTGCTGACGCTCTACACAATCCGCGCCTGTGGCCTTATCCAACGCTCGATCATCTCATTAGCGCTGGCATTCTCGTTAACGCTGAAGGCAAGCGCTTCGTCGACGAAGGTTTAGGCGGGGTGTACGTTGCTAATGTAATGGCGCGTCAAACAGACCCCCTTGGGGCCGTCGTCATCTTTGATCGGTATATTTGGAATGGCCGCGCTCGAGATTTCCCTTTGCCGGCAAACCCGTTGTTGGCCATGTGCGGTGCCAAGGTTTATCGCGGTGAAACGCTTCATGACTTGGCGTTAGCTGCAAACCTTCCAATCAATTCGCTGTCAGATACCATTGCTGAATACAATGCATCTGTCTTAGCAGAGAGGACGCAACTTTTGAGTCCAGAACGTTCATCTCACCTGCACAAGCCCATACAAATCGTAAATTCTCCTTTCTTTGCAACCCAAGCGGTTGCTGGTGTCACCTATACAATGGGAGGAATTGCGATCGACGGTAAGGCGCGCGTTAAGCATCAGGCAGGTGGTGTGATAAGGAATCTATTTGCGGCTGGCTCTACTACTGGCGGCCACGAGGGTGGTCCATCCGTGGGCTATACGGGTGGATTGAGCAAGGCGCTGACATTTGGGTGGTGTGCTGCTCATGCTATCGCGAAACATCACGCACCTAACAATCGAAAATTAAATTAG
- a CDS encoding fumarylacetoacetate hydrolase family protein: MLERGYRLISYLEENGQTTSGVLINDRIHAPSALLEGVTLYDMSVLGMLQQWDEIHAALDRAAKAINAEQGIKLSDVKLMAPILYPGALFCAGANYWDHLEEMSEIAMKTTGKKPDMTKAAEPWFFLKTCAGSIIGSGEPARIPNFTKQLDWEAEVGVVIGRKTRNITETKAMDAVAGFVIVNDLSARDLMKRDGSVFVYDWIGQKCFDDGAPMGPWLTPKAYVDNPEDMSIKLWVNGVLKQNSSTSKLVHSMREQIAYLSRHITLQPGDVIATGTPAGVGLPRGEFLKVGDEVKIEVGGCGALVNHMIAEE, from the coding sequence GTGCTCGAACGTGGTTATCGACTCATCAGTTATCTCGAGGAGAACGGACAGACAACGTCCGGCGTTCTCATTAACGATCGAATCCATGCTCCTTCAGCCTTGTTAGAGGGCGTGACGCTGTATGATATGTCCGTGTTGGGCATGTTGCAGCAGTGGGATGAAATACACGCGGCGCTTGATCGCGCGGCGAAGGCCATAAATGCGGAACAGGGCATAAAGCTGTCCGACGTGAAGCTGATGGCACCAATTCTCTATCCAGGCGCGCTGTTCTGCGCCGGCGCGAATTACTGGGACCATCTTGAGGAAATGTCGGAAATCGCGATGAAGACCACTGGCAAAAAGCCGGATATGACGAAGGCTGCCGAACCGTGGTTCTTCCTGAAAACCTGCGCCGGCTCGATTATCGGTAGCGGAGAACCCGCGCGCATCCCAAATTTCACCAAACAGCTTGATTGGGAAGCGGAGGTCGGTGTTGTAATCGGCCGGAAAACACGAAATATCACCGAGACCAAAGCGATGGACGCGGTCGCCGGTTTCGTTATTGTGAACGATTTGTCAGCGCGTGATCTGATGAAGCGCGATGGATCAGTGTTTGTCTATGACTGGATCGGTCAGAAATGCTTCGATGATGGGGCGCCGATGGGGCCTTGGCTCACACCGAAAGCTTATGTCGACAACCCGGAAGATATGTCGATCAAGCTTTGGGTGAATGGTGTTCTCAAGCAAAATTCTAGTACCTCTAAGCTTGTTCACAGCATGCGTGAGCAGATTGCCTATCTCAGTCGCCATATCACGTTGCAGCCAGGTGACGTAATCGCAACCGGCACGCCGGCTGGCGTCGGGCTGCCACGCGGCGAGTTCTTGAAAGTAGGCGATGAAGTTAAAATCGAGGTCGGCGGTTGCGGCGCACTTGTCAATCATATGATTGCAGAAGAGTGA
- a CDS encoding IclR family transcriptional regulator has product MRDQRKGIQSVEQGAKLLEALIKSRKPLPLKTLASLAEMSASMAHRYLTSFIRTELVQQDPVSGHYDLGTLALRLGLAALNRSDYMQVAEYEFRQLVERVDIDGHISVWGTYGVTMVRYHNRHAPILSNFRLGDVLSLLDSAAGRIFLTYLSDPTTRPILNAEISKSEDNKPSAEDIKNITQFVRKEGYAWIDGQVFHSIRAIAAPIFDSQGDLQATISLVSNQASLVQFPNPVLDDLKKTAERISYRLGWSATPAP; this is encoded by the coding sequence ATGCGCGACCAGCGTAAGGGGATCCAGTCAGTCGAGCAGGGGGCTAAGCTATTGGAAGCTTTAATAAAGTCTCGAAAACCGCTGCCCTTGAAGACACTCGCGAGCTTGGCGGAAATGTCTGCAAGCATGGCGCACCGGTACCTCACTAGCTTCATTCGGACCGAACTTGTGCAGCAGGATCCCGTAAGTGGCCATTATGATTTGGGTACGCTGGCGTTACGGCTAGGGCTCGCCGCCCTCAATCGCTCCGATTACATGCAGGTTGCCGAGTACGAGTTCAGGCAATTGGTCGAACGGGTTGATATTGACGGCCATATCTCGGTCTGGGGCACGTATGGAGTCACCATGGTGCGCTACCACAATCGGCACGCACCAATTCTATCCAACTTCCGACTGGGAGATGTCTTATCGCTGCTGGATTCCGCTGCTGGTCGGATTTTCCTAACCTATCTCAGCGATCCCACAACGCGGCCTATCCTGAATGCCGAAATATCCAAGTCCGAGGACAACAAGCCCTCTGCCGAGGACATAAAGAACATCACACAATTCGTTCGCAAGGAAGGATATGCTTGGATTGATGGTCAGGTTTTTCACAGCATACGCGCAATTGCAGCGCCGATCTTCGATTCGCAGGGGGATCTGCAGGCAACGATTTCCCTCGTGAGCAATCAGGCGTCGCTGGTCCAATTTCCAAATCCGGTCCTGGATGACCTGAAGAAGACTGCAGAGCGAATTTCGTACCGGCTTGGGTGGTCCGCTACTCCTGCACCGTAA
- a CDS encoding hydantoinase/oxoprolinase family protein encodes MPKSMSQPTSAALRLAADIGGTFTDVAAFDQTNKRLLLGKSLSTPRAMVEGIEAGVTKAGTKFSEAGLFLHGSTVAINTMLERTGAKTALVTTRGFRDVYEIGRINRPDAYNLFFQKHLPLVPRAQCYEVAERLYADGRVCKPLDEAEVIALAEVFKREKIEAIAILFLHCYRNPAHELRAKEILQQHLPNVFVSASHELSQEYREFERCSTVVANAFIGPRVQRYLDEIGECITGEGFKGTFLVVQSTGGLFELDKARSECIRILESGPASGVIGTQALCHALEMDNAIAFDMGGTTAKAGVILDGRALTTGHALIGSYDRALPIQVSTIDIFEVGTGGGSIARVEHGGALHVGPRSAGAEPGPACYGRGGAEPTITDANLLLGRLGADRFLGGEMKLDVAAAERAITSRVAQPLGLSTTDAASGILRIAATKMSYAVKGVTTERGLDAGSFALVAYGGAGPLHATAVAREIGIRKVIIPRAPGHFSAFGMLFSDLRYDFVRTWFIALESMDFGTFEAVFGELEQEGRAAIAASAISPREIIVQRALDMRYVGQEHSVTVDIPHRYFDNKDRKGIKELFDAVHLQRYGTSAPHEPAEIANLRTTVTGIVEKPGLERIKTGKATPSREAQTGSRKAFFQDIGFVDTPTFTRPVLLAGNRIEGPALIEEHASTTVALPGDSVEVDALGNLIITILGARA; translated from the coding sequence ATGCCGAAATCTATGTCACAGCCAACTTCCGCAGCGCTTCGCCTTGCCGCTGATATCGGCGGGACATTTACGGACGTTGCGGCGTTTGACCAGACCAACAAGCGGCTTCTGCTCGGAAAAAGCCTTTCCACTCCGCGAGCGATGGTGGAAGGCATTGAAGCTGGGGTCACCAAGGCTGGCACTAAATTTTCCGAAGCGGGTCTGTTTCTTCACGGCTCGACCGTCGCAATTAATACGATGCTGGAGCGTACAGGTGCCAAGACGGCGCTCGTGACTACGCGCGGATTCCGCGATGTTTACGAAATCGGTCGGATCAACCGTCCAGACGCCTACAATCTATTTTTTCAGAAGCATCTGCCACTGGTACCGCGGGCGCAGTGCTATGAGGTCGCAGAGCGCCTCTATGCTGACGGGCGCGTCTGCAAGCCACTGGATGAGGCAGAGGTGATAGCGCTTGCGGAGGTCTTCAAGCGCGAGAAGATCGAAGCGATCGCCATTCTGTTTCTGCATTGTTACCGCAACCCGGCGCATGAACTGCGCGCGAAGGAAATCCTTCAGCAACATCTTCCCAACGTTTTTGTCTCGGCCTCCCATGAGCTGTCGCAGGAATACCGCGAGTTCGAGCGTTGCTCGACTGTGGTCGCCAATGCATTCATTGGGCCACGTGTGCAGCGCTATCTCGATGAAATTGGCGAATGTATCACCGGTGAGGGATTCAAGGGCACATTCCTTGTTGTCCAGTCGACTGGTGGATTGTTCGAACTCGACAAGGCGCGCAGCGAATGTATTCGTATTCTGGAATCTGGCCCGGCATCCGGCGTGATCGGCACCCAGGCGCTGTGCCATGCGTTGGAGATGGACAATGCCATCGCCTTTGATATGGGCGGCACGACCGCTAAGGCAGGCGTCATTCTCGATGGCCGCGCGCTGACGACAGGTCATGCGCTAATCGGAAGTTACGATCGCGCTTTGCCGATCCAGGTTTCGACCATTGATATTTTTGAGGTGGGTACAGGCGGCGGCTCTATCGCGCGCGTCGAGCATGGCGGTGCGTTGCATGTTGGACCGAGAAGCGCCGGGGCGGAACCAGGTCCTGCTTGCTACGGTCGTGGCGGTGCAGAGCCGACGATCACTGATGCCAATCTCTTGCTCGGTCGCCTTGGAGCTGACCGTTTTCTCGGCGGTGAAATGAAGCTGGATGTTGCGGCGGCTGAACGCGCGATCACTAGCCGCGTAGCGCAGCCGCTCGGGCTCAGTACGACGGACGCTGCCAGTGGCATCCTCCGCATCGCTGCGACAAAGATGTCGTATGCTGTGAAAGGGGTTACCACCGAGCGAGGTTTGGACGCCGGCAGTTTTGCGCTCGTCGCCTATGGTGGAGCTGGGCCGCTGCATGCAACTGCCGTCGCCCGCGAAATTGGAATTCGCAAAGTCATTATTCCACGTGCGCCCGGCCATTTTTCCGCCTTTGGCATGCTGTTCTCGGATTTGCGCTACGATTTCGTGCGTACTTGGTTCATTGCGCTTGAGAGCATGGACTTTGGGACGTTCGAGGCTGTTTTCGGAGAGCTGGAACAGGAGGGTCGCGCCGCCATTGCCGCTTCAGCCATTTCTCCGCGGGAGATAATCGTGCAGCGTGCTCTCGACATGCGCTACGTCGGGCAGGAACATTCAGTGACGGTGGACATCCCACACAGATATTTCGACAACAAGGACCGGAAAGGGATCAAAGAACTATTTGATGCGGTGCACTTACAGCGCTATGGCACGTCGGCCCCGCACGAGCCGGCCGAAATTGCGAACCTGCGTACTACGGTGACCGGTATCGTCGAAAAACCGGGCCTTGAGCGCATCAAGACAGGCAAAGCGACACCATCAAGAGAGGCTCAGACCGGAAGCCGCAAGGCATTCTTTCAGGATATTGGCTTTGTCGACACGCCGACATTTACGCGCCCGGTGCTACTCGCCGGGAATCGCATTGAAGGCCCCGCCCTGATCGAGGAGCATGCTTCGACCACCGTGGCGTTGCCTGGAGACAGTGTCGAAGTGGATGCGCTCGGCAATCTGATCATTACCATTTTGGGAGCGCGCGCATGA
- a CDS encoding hydantoinase B/oxoprolinase family protein: MNDRKLATDPVLVEIVRNGVMAVTEEMKVNLMRTAYNMIIYEALDFTVGLFTKDGDTVSIGLGLPMFIRGMSETVKAKIRHFGADGFEPGDILLTNDAYITGSHLNHLTFTVPIFHEGQLVGFSCCMAHWPDVGGTLGGVTTDIYSEGLQIPIVKYMRAGVLNQDVHDIIKMNVRLSERAMGDLRAQVTAIKTGERRFLELIDRYGQQPVLDCIQVLMDHAEVAARERTLAIPDGVYEAESFMDDDAVDVTKRIPIRVKVIVSGDEMTVDLTDVAKQVRGFYNSGPTTGIACAQVAFKCVTSPTDYPVNDGSFRNLKVVLPPGSIVSAVRPAPMRWWMTFPMTVVDTIFKALSNAIPDQVIAGHHADLCVALLDGFYSDSGKLFITAFGPLGGGWGAKRGEDGVSATVCINDGDTHNSPNEQFEAKYPVMVESLSLITDSGGPGRYRGGLGVETVVEALSDFNVNTSIERAVCLPWGLEGGLEGTGNEMLLRRDGVVHDDVPNAKVFRAKVKTGDAYILRSGGGGGFGSPLERPAERVQDDVRQGYVSVAAARDYYGVVLDPETLSIDAVATQRQRAQLVEVHRRRVSQQSEAPRRIERKQLETMPPGHLAVRCLLPSCCGRWHMPRGFEAVEVG, translated from the coding sequence ATGAATGACCGTAAGCTCGCTACCGATCCTGTTCTCGTGGAGATCGTGCGTAACGGCGTGATGGCGGTGACCGAAGAGATGAAGGTCAACCTCATGCGTACCGCCTATAACATGATCATTTACGAGGCGCTGGACTTTACAGTTGGACTATTCACCAAGGACGGCGACACTGTTTCGATCGGCCTTGGGCTTCCGATGTTCATTCGTGGCATGTCGGAAACCGTGAAGGCCAAGATCCGGCATTTCGGCGCCGACGGCTTTGAGCCAGGCGACATTCTGTTGACCAATGATGCCTATATTACCGGCAGCCACCTGAACCATCTTACGTTCACGGTACCGATTTTTCATGAAGGTCAGCTAGTTGGCTTTTCATGCTGTATGGCGCATTGGCCAGACGTGGGTGGAACACTGGGTGGGGTGACGACGGACATTTACTCTGAGGGACTACAGATTCCGATCGTAAAATATATGCGCGCCGGCGTGCTCAACCAGGATGTACATGACATTATCAAGATGAATGTGCGGTTGTCCGAACGTGCGATGGGCGATCTGCGCGCGCAGGTCACGGCGATCAAGACCGGAGAGCGGCGTTTCCTTGAGTTGATAGATCGCTATGGTCAGCAACCTGTGCTTGACTGCATTCAGGTGCTCATGGATCACGCTGAGGTGGCCGCGCGCGAGCGTACTCTCGCCATTCCCGATGGCGTGTACGAAGCGGAAAGCTTTATGGATGATGACGCGGTGGATGTTACCAAACGCATTCCCATCCGTGTGAAGGTGATCGTTTCCGGCGACGAGATGACGGTGGACCTGACTGATGTCGCTAAGCAAGTACGCGGGTTCTATAATTCTGGCCCGACTACGGGCATTGCTTGCGCGCAGGTTGCGTTCAAATGTGTTACATCCCCGACAGATTACCCGGTCAACGATGGTTCGTTTCGTAATTTGAAAGTGGTGTTGCCGCCAGGCAGTATTGTCAGTGCCGTGCGGCCGGCACCGATGCGATGGTGGATGACGTTCCCGATGACCGTTGTCGACACGATCTTCAAGGCTTTGTCCAACGCGATCCCCGACCAGGTCATTGCCGGTCATCATGCTGATCTTTGCGTTGCGTTGCTTGACGGTTTTTATTCCGACAGTGGCAAGCTGTTCATCACCGCCTTTGGACCACTTGGCGGCGGCTGGGGTGCAAAACGTGGCGAGGATGGTGTTTCAGCAACCGTCTGCATCAATGATGGCGATACGCATAACAGCCCAAATGAGCAGTTCGAGGCAAAATATCCGGTCATGGTGGAAAGCCTTTCGCTGATCACCGATTCAGGGGGGCCGGGACGGTATAGGGGCGGCCTTGGCGTCGAAACCGTCGTCGAGGCACTTTCGGACTTCAATGTGAACACCAGCATCGAGCGCGCGGTTTGTCTGCCTTGGGGTCTCGAGGGTGGCCTTGAAGGTACCGGAAATGAGATGCTGCTGCGGCGGGACGGCGTCGTTCACGACGACGTGCCTAATGCCAAGGTGTTCCGGGCCAAGGTCAAAACAGGCGATGCCTATATTCTTCGCTCTGGCGGCGGTGGCGGGTTTGGATCACCGCTGGAGCGGCCCGCGGAGCGGGTGCAGGACGACGTCCGCCAAGGCTATGTTTCAGTGGCTGCAGCGCGTGATTATTACGGCGTCGTTCTTGATCCCGAAACGCTTTCGATCGACGCGGTAGCTACGCAGCGACAGCGTGCGCAATTGGTCGAGGTGCATCGAAGGCGCGTTAGTCAACAAAGCGAAGCTCCACGCCGCATTGAGCGCAAGCAGCTGGAGACCATGCCGCCCGGTCATTTGGCTGTCCGTTGTCTGCTACCGTCTTGCTGCGGCCGGTGGCACATGCCGCGCGGATTTGAAGCAGTTGAAGTTGGATAG
- a CDS encoding flavin reductase family protein has product MSTRNESAVVQDKVSLPEKYWDRAFAPSSCLAIITTVDGQGRVNAAAFGTCTRVNHNPVYIAFTTTIGNNTCDNVLETGEFTVNLPTFDRAILEQVMVVGLPFAAGTSEIEKAGLTATPAEVMRAPRIVECPRHFECKVEWTKEWAGGRLMVCGRLVAASADAGCLNAKGYIDWERVRPAHYCGAPYGNMFVKAYETMTVDVPYKGPEYKAFEEIRKAFFEDM; this is encoded by the coding sequence ATGAGTACACGGAACGAAAGTGCGGTAGTACAAGATAAAGTTAGCTTGCCGGAGAAATATTGGGATCGCGCATTTGCCCCATCATCGTGTCTTGCGATCATTACGACGGTTGACGGGCAAGGTCGCGTCAATGCGGCGGCGTTCGGAACTTGTACGCGGGTCAACCACAACCCAGTCTATATCGCCTTTACGACTACGATCGGGAATAATACTTGCGACAACGTATTGGAGACAGGCGAATTCACTGTCAATTTACCAACATTTGACCGCGCGATACTGGAGCAGGTTATGGTTGTCGGCTTGCCGTTTGCTGCTGGAACGAGCGAGATCGAAAAGGCCGGCCTGACTGCCACCCCAGCCGAGGTGATGCGCGCCCCACGGATTGTTGAATGCCCCCGGCATTTCGAATGCAAAGTCGAATGGACAAAAGAATGGGCCGGCGGCCGATTGATGGTTTGTGGTAGATTGGTTGCGGCATCAGCCGACGCAGGCTGCCTTAATGCGAAAGGTTACATCGACTGGGAGAGAGTGCGGCCCGCGCATTATTGCGGCGCACCGTATGGCAACATGTTCGTAAAGGCGTACGAAACGATGACCGTCGATGTGCCGTACAAAGGGCCCGAATATAAGGCTTTTGAGGAGATACGAAAAGCGTTCTTCGAAGATATGTGA
- a CDS encoding site-specific DNA-methyltransferase, which produces MNPSHFYPLNVEYRRIEELKPSPHNARTHSRKQIKQVARSIKQFGFTNPVLIDDTGRIISGHCRVEAAKLLGLQEVPTVKLSYLSKAQVRAYMIADNKLAENAGWDKSILVLEFQELIELGFDVEFTGFSMAEIDLTLGEIGESALSAENTVVEQEVGALPIINPGDLWQLGVHRLLHGDALDPRSYEQLLRGEKASAVFADPPYNVKIDGHVSGLGKTRHREFAMASGEMSEAEFTGFLTSLFKNLVQNSKDGSIHFICMDWRHLQEALAAGNATYDELKNLCVWNKNNGGMGSLYRSKHELVFVYKHGQAPHLNNVELGKHGRSRFNVWDYPGVNTFRPGRDEAVSAHPTVKPVALVADAILDVTRRKDIVLDPCGGSGTTLIAADRTGRHARLIEIDPLYCDAIVRRWQKATGKQAIHAETGRTFDDIAATKLAIVQAARQHALPELSQVGDA; this is translated from the coding sequence ATGAATCCCAGTCATTTTTATCCACTGAACGTCGAATATCGGCGAATAGAGGAACTGAAGCCCTCCCCTCACAACGCGCGCACCCATTCGCGCAAGCAAATCAAACAGGTTGCTCGCTCAATCAAGCAGTTTGGCTTCACTAATCCTGTTCTGATCGACGATACGGGCCGGATCATTTCCGGCCATTGTCGTGTGGAGGCGGCCAAGCTGCTTGGGCTTCAGGAAGTGCCGACTGTAAAACTATCATATCTAAGCAAGGCCCAGGTCCGCGCCTATATGATTGCCGACAACAAGCTCGCCGAGAATGCGGGCTGGGATAAAAGTATTCTAGTTCTAGAATTCCAGGAATTGATCGAGCTCGGTTTCGACGTTGAGTTCACCGGCTTCTCGATGGCCGAGATTGATCTAACCCTGGGCGAGATCGGCGAAAGCGCGTTATCGGCGGAGAATACAGTTGTAGAGCAGGAAGTGGGCGCCCTTCCGATCATCAACCCAGGCGATTTGTGGCAGCTCGGGGTGCATCGCCTCCTGCATGGGGACGCGCTTGATCCAAGGAGCTATGAGCAGTTGCTACGAGGCGAGAAAGCCTCCGCGGTCTTTGCGGACCCGCCCTACAACGTGAAGATCGATGGGCATGTCAGCGGTCTTGGCAAAACTCGGCATCGGGAGTTTGCCATGGCCTCGGGCGAGATGTCGGAGGCGGAATTCACCGGCTTTCTGACGAGCCTGTTCAAAAATCTCGTCCAGAACAGCAAAGACGGATCAATTCACTTCATCTGCATGGACTGGCGGCATCTGCAAGAGGCGCTCGCAGCCGGAAATGCCACCTATGATGAGCTGAAGAACCTGTGCGTCTGGAACAAGAACAACGGCGGGATGGGATCGCTTTATCGTTCCAAGCATGAGCTCGTCTTTGTGTACAAGCATGGCCAGGCTCCGCACCTCAATAATGTGGAGCTCGGCAAGCATGGTCGATCCCGCTTCAATGTCTGGGACTATCCGGGGGTGAATACGTTTCGGCCCGGCCGCGATGAGGCGGTCAGTGCACACCCTACCGTGAAGCCGGTGGCGCTGGTTGCCGATGCCATTCTGGACGTCACCCGCCGCAAGGACATCGTTCTGGACCCGTGCGGGGGATCAGGAACGACGCTCATTGCGGCGGATCGCACAGGTCGTCATGCGCGACTCATCGAAATCGACCCACTCTACTGTGACGCAATCGTCCGCCGTTGGCAAAAGGCCACCGGCAAGCAGGCCATTCATGCTGAGACTGGCCGAACCTTTGACGATATTGCCGCCACCAAGCTTGCCATTGTGCAAGCGGCGCGTCAGCACGCGCTTCCCGAACTCTCGCAGGTAGGTGATGCATAA